Proteins encoded in a region of the Balaenoptera musculus isolate JJ_BM4_2016_0621 chromosome 5, mBalMus1.pri.v3, whole genome shotgun sequence genome:
- the MSANTD1 gene encoding myb/SANT-like DNA-binding domain-containing protein 1 produces the protein MAAAEVPGYLVSPQTEKHRRARNWTDAEMRGLMLVWEEFFDELKQTKRNAKVYEKMASKLLEMTGERRLGEEIKIKITNMTFQYRKLKCMTDSESVPPDWPYYLAIDRILAKVPESCDGKLPDGQQPGPSTSQTEASLSPSAKSTPLYLPYNQCSYEGRFQDDGSASSSSLLSLKFRSDERPVKKRKGQGGHLQRKKLRLLETMLEEQRRLSRALEETCREVRRGLDQHSLLQAQGLQLQERMMSLLEKIIAKSGV, from the exons ATGGCAGCGGCCGAGGTGCCCGGCTACCTCGTGTCCCCGCAGACAGAGAAGCACCGGCGGGCCCGCAACTGGACGGACGCGGAGATGCGCGGCCTCATGCTCGTCTGGGAGGAGTTCTTCGACGAGCTGAAGCAGACCAAGCGCAATGCCAAGGTGTACGAGAAGATGGCCAGCAAGCTGCTGGAGATGACCGGCGAGCGCCGGCTGGGCGAGGAGATCAAGATCAAGATCACCAACATGACCTTCCAGTACAG GAAATTAAAATGCATGACAGATAGCGAGTCCGTCCCGCCCGACTGGCCCTATTACCTAGCCATTGATAGGATTCTGGCCAAGGTCCCCGAGTCCTGTGATGGCAAACTGCCGGACGGCCAGCAGCCGGGGCCCTCCACGTCCCAGACCGAGGCGTCCCTGTCGCCGTCTGCTAAGTCCACCCCTCTGTACTTACCGTATAACCAGTGCTCCTACGAAGGCCGCTTCCAGGACGATGGCTCCGCCAGCTCCTCCAGCTTACTATCCCTTAAGTTCAG GTCGGACGAGCGGCCCGTGAAGAAGCGCAAGGGACAGGGCGGCCACTTGCAGAGGAAGAAGCTGCGGCTGCTGGAGACGATGCTGGAGGAGCAGCGCCGGCTGAGCCGCGCCCTGGAGGAGACGTGCCGCGAGGTGCGCCGCGGGCTGGACCAGCACAGCCTCCTGCAGGCGCAGGGCCTGCAGCTGCAGGAGCGCATGATGAGCCTGCTGGAGAAGATCATCGCCAAGTCCGGGGTCTAG